AAGTAGTGGTTTACATTATACACATTTTTGGTGCAAATGTTAAATAACGCGTAAAACAATATAAGCACTATTGAATATATCGGGATAAAATACGGAGCAAGCGCAATAAAAATGTTTATTTTTGTAAGCGAAACACTTCCGGAGGATTTTTTTATTTTGAAAGTTTTTACCCTGGCACCGGTCAGCCATCCGGCGATTGCATGGGCAAATTCATGGCCAAAAACATAAATTCTAAGAGGCCTGAAAAAAATCAACTGCAAAAAAATGTAACTTATTGCGCCGCAGATAAAATACGTCCACGGCGACTCAATCCCTGAAAAGCTGTTAACCTTCAGGATCAGCCGGAAAAAATTATTGCCGATGCCATAACATACCGGTAAAAGCAGCAAGCTTAAAATAAACGTGAAAATATTGCCAAACATGAAGCTTTTATTCCAGCATGTAATCTTCGACTTTTGTGTCTTTGCTTTCCATTTCTTTTCGCCAAAGTTCTTTTGCGGTTGGTAATTTTTGGCGGGCCATCTTAACCCATTTGGATTCAGGCGGGCTGAACAATTCTATTACTGCCTGATACCATAGGCATGGTTTTAAAGCGGGGTGTACGGGAGTCGCACCCGTGATCTCCTGCG
Above is a window of Elusimicrobiota bacterium DNA encoding:
- a CDS encoding M50 family metallopeptidase, with protein sequence MFGNIFTFILSLLLLPVCYGIGNNFFRLILKVNSFSGIESPWTYFICGAISYIFLQLIFFRPLRIYVFGHEFAHAIAGWLTGARVKTFKIKKSSGSVSLTKINIFIALAPYFIPIYSIVLILFYALFNICTKNVYNVNHYFQFLLGITISFHVALTVFAINQGQSDLEKYGVIYSLLLIFVSNCLILAAMFSVFFQVSFLEFLKDSVKDSWYAYLWACHLLIRAKENIWTKL